The genomic region GGGGCTAAAAGGGAGGCCAGGAGAGATCTTGACAGAAGCAAGAATTCCACCGGGGACCCCTAGCCCCTGGCCCAGGGGCGACCAGCGCCTCCTGCCCTGGCACAGGTGCAGCGTGGAGAGATCCGTACTCCCGGGGCAGGGGCGGCATCGCACACCGTGCCTGCTTCCCGGAGAGAAGGGGACGTTCAGGGCAAGCCCTTTAAAATACTTGGCTTTGCTCTCTAACAAAATCCAGCCCGGGGTCCTTGAAATTCCTTCAGAGCCCTGCTCCTCTGCAGCCCTCCTCCGAGGCGGCCACGCCGCCGTCTCGCGCCCACCGCCCCTTTCTTCCCTGGAGTTTCGGCATTTATCAGATGACAAAGGGCCTGCTCGTTTAGAAGCACTTACGTTAAATGCTCCATGTGCTCCGCTTGGAGCAAACAGCTTCGGTCTGCAAGCTGCACTTGGGTGAATGAGCGACTATTAACCAGCGGCGGGGACGCCAAGACAGACCGCGTATTTCTTTCACTCGCGGAGTCCCCAAGGGCTTCTGCACAATGAGCTGCAGGCTCGCTCCACTgaaaatagaagtaaaaataataatggggtggcgatgggggcgggggagacggTCAGGGGCGCCCTGTGTGGCTCGGCCTCGGGGGGCCCAGGGACCAAGCTAGAGGAGGgggctccctccagccctgcaTGATCACTAACTTtgcttctctcagcctcagtttcccccaccAGTCCAGGGACTCACTGGCAGGCCTCTGGCAGGAGAGGTCGGTGTGCtccaggttggggtgaggggCACACCCCACACGGGTGTGCAGCTGCCTCGGACACCAGAGGCCCTCGTAGGCAGGGGTCACAGTGCCCGCCGCCTCCCTTAGCCCCCCTGGCTGGGCATCACCCACTCACATCATGTGTGCTGAGCCCCTGCCCGCAGCACCACTGTCATagcccagcgcccccccccccaagggacCTTGGCCTTGTCCCCTTCTGTCTCGTAgctccccctgccagcatggtggCTCCTGCGTGGACGACGACGGCCAGGCCTCGTAtgcctcctgcctgtgccccCCTGGCTTCTCGGGCAACTTTTGCGAGATCGTGGTCAACAGCTGTACCTCCAACCCGTGCGAGAACCAAGGCACCTGCACCGACATTGGGGGTGACTTCCGCTGCCGCTGCCCCCCTGGCTTCGTGGACAAAACCTGCAGTCGCTCGGTGACCAACTGCGCCTCCGACCCGTGCCTGAACGGGGGCACCTGCCTGCAGCACTCCCAGGTGAGATTCGAGTGTCGGTGCAAGCCCCAGTTCACAGGTCCCCTCTGCGGCAAGAAGCGCGCGGCGAGCTCCCAGCAAGGCACCCGTGTGCCCAATGGGCCCGGGCTGGCCTACCGCGTGACCCCCGGGGTGCACGAGCTGCCGGTGGGGCAGCCCGAGCACCACATCCTAAAGGTGGCCATGAGAGAGGTCAAAAAGGACACCCCGCTCCTCTCCGAGGGCCAGGCCATCTGCTTCACCATCCTGGGCGTGCTGACCGGTCTGGTGGTGCTGGGCACCTTGAGCATCGTCTTCCTCAACAAGTGTGAGGCCTGGATCGCCAACCTGCGCTACAACCGCATGCTgaacaagaagaagaagctgCTGCTGCGCTACAACAGCGGGGAGGACATGGCCGTCAACATCATCTTCCCCGACAAGATCGACATGACCACCTTCAAGGAGGCTAGCGATGAGGAGATCTAAAGCAGAGATCTAAGCAGAGTCCCCACtacactgccccgccccctccatccTCGGGGTCCCCGCAGAGCTCACTAGATGCGGTCGGTTCTAACCTTTTGTGGGCGAATTTGCTAGCTCTCGTGTCAGACCTGGTGAACGCGCTATGCTTCGCTGTGATA from Eptesicus fuscus isolate TK198812 chromosome 5, DD_ASM_mEF_20220401, whole genome shotgun sequence harbors:
- the DLK1 gene encoding protein delta homolog 1 isoform X2 — encoded protein: MTATAALQRVLLLLLAFGHHAHGAECFPPCNRHYGFCTEDNVCRCHPGWQGPQCNECMPFPGCVHGFCDEPWQCTCNEGWDGHYCDIDMRACTSNPCANNGTCTTMQKGHYQCTCAPGFSGENCQKKDGPCEVNGSPCQHGGSCVDDDGQASYASCLCPPGFSGNFCEIVVNSCTSNPCENQGTCTDIGGDFRCRCPPGFVDKTCSRSVTNCASDPCLNGGTCLQHSQGQAICFTILGVLTGLVVLGTLSIVFLNKCEAWIANLRYNRMLNKKKKLLLRYNSGEDMAVNIIFPDKIDMTTFKEASDEEI
- the DLK1 gene encoding protein delta homolog 1 isoform X1 is translated as MTATAALQRVLLLLLAFGHHAHGAECFPPCNRHYGFCTEDNVCRCHPGWQGPQCNECMPFPGCVHGFCDEPWQCTCNEGWDGHYCDIDMRACTSNPCANNGTCTTMQKGHYQCTCAPGFSGENCQKKDGPCEVNGSPCQHGGSCVDDDGQASYASCLCPPGFSGNFCEIVVNSCTSNPCENQGTCTDIGGDFRCRCPPGFVDKTCSRSVTNCASDPCLNGGTCLQHSQVRFECRCKPQFTGPLCGKKRAASSQQGTRVPNGPGLAYRVTPGVHELPVGQPEHHILKVAMREVKKDTPLLSEGQAICFTILGVLTGLVVLGTLSIVFLNKCEAWIANLRYNRMLNKKKKLLLRYNSGEDMAVNIIFPDKIDMTTFKEASDEEI